In Methylobacterium aquaticum, the following are encoded in one genomic region:
- the hrpB gene encoding ATP-dependent helicase HrpB: MRSVPSLPIDAVLGDLAAALAAPAGRPNAVLVAPPGAGKTTRVPLALLEAPWRGDRRIILLEPRRLAARAAAERMAATLGEALGETVGLRVRLGSKVSARTRIEVVTEGVFARMILDDPELDGIAAVLFDEFHERSLDADLGLALALDAQGALREDLRLLAMSATIDGARVAALMGDAPVILSEGRAFPVETRHLDRDPRERIEDAVTDAVMRALRAEPGSVLAFLPGQAEIRRTEERLRERLTDFPEIDLAPLYGALDRAEQDRAVRPSPAGRRKVVLATAIAETSLTIEGVRVVVDSGLARVPVYEPDLGLTRLVTQRASRASVDQRRGRAGRTQAGICYRLWPEAATGALDPFTRPEILAADLAGLVLDCAAWGVADPTTLPFLDPPPAPALAEARALLAGLDALDGDGRLTASGRALRALPLPPRLARMVVSAAERGRDAARAAADLAAVLVERGLGGDAVDLTDRVERYRRDRSARAEDMRRLAAGWARIATGMVAPAGPADTPDTGTLLALAYPDRIARARGKPGDYVLANGRGGALDPAAALAREPFLAVAEIVGKASSARILAAAPIALSAIEALFSDRIEARTRVEFDSEARALRARAQRRLGAVSLAERILPVPTDADSAAILARGLAGLGVGALPWSKAAQQWRERVMFLRGAEGEPWPDLSDASLAETLPDWLGPHLTGLTRLDEIGADRLSEALHDLVPWNLRARLDAEAPTHLEVPTGSRIPVDYAAEGGPAVAVRVQELFGLTRHPTIGGGRVPLVLHLLSPAQRPIQITRDLPGFWRGSWGAVRADMRGQYPRHPWPEDPTTAPPTRRAKPRGT; the protein is encoded by the coding sequence ATGCGCTCCGTCCCCTCCCTGCCGATCGATGCCGTCCTCGGCGACCTCGCGGCCGCCCTCGCGGCCCCAGCCGGCCGGCCCAACGCGGTGCTGGTGGCCCCACCCGGCGCCGGCAAGACCACCCGGGTGCCGCTCGCCCTGCTGGAGGCGCCCTGGCGCGGCGACCGCCGCATCATCCTGCTGGAGCCGCGCCGCCTCGCCGCCCGGGCGGCGGCCGAGCGCATGGCCGCGACCCTGGGCGAGGCTTTGGGCGAAACGGTGGGCCTGCGGGTCCGCCTCGGCTCCAAGGTCTCGGCCCGCACCCGGATCGAGGTCGTGACCGAGGGCGTGTTCGCCCGGATGATCCTGGACGACCCCGAGCTCGACGGCATCGCCGCGGTTCTGTTCGACGAGTTCCACGAACGCTCGCTCGATGCCGATCTCGGCCTGGCCTTGGCGCTCGACGCGCAAGGGGCCCTGCGGGAGGACCTGCGGCTCCTGGCGATGTCGGCGACGATCGACGGCGCCCGGGTCGCGGCGCTCATGGGCGACGCCCCGGTGATCCTGTCCGAGGGCCGGGCCTTCCCGGTCGAGACCCGCCATCTCGATCGCGACCCGCGGGAGCGCATCGAGGATGCGGTGACCGACGCGGTGATGCGGGCGCTGCGGGCCGAGCCGGGCTCGGTCCTGGCCTTCCTGCCGGGACAGGCCGAAATCCGCCGCACCGAGGAGCGCCTGCGCGAGCGCCTGACCGATTTCCCCGAGATCGACCTCGCCCCGCTCTACGGCGCCCTCGACCGGGCCGAGCAGGACCGGGCGGTGCGGCCGAGCCCGGCGGGGCGGCGCAAGGTCGTGCTCGCCACCGCGATCGCCGAGACCTCGCTCACCATCGAGGGGGTGCGGGTGGTGGTCGATTCCGGCCTCGCCCGGGTGCCGGTCTACGAGCCGGATCTCGGGCTCACCCGCCTCGTCACCCAGCGCGCCTCCCGCGCTTCCGTCGATCAGCGCAGGGGCCGCGCCGGCCGCACGCAGGCGGGCATCTGCTACCGGCTGTGGCCGGAGGCGGCCACCGGCGCCCTCGACCCCTTCACCCGGCCCGAGATCCTGGCCGCCGACCTCGCGGGGCTGGTCCTCGATTGCGCCGCCTGGGGCGTCGCCGACCCGACCACCCTGCCCTTCCTCGATCCGCCCCCGGCCCCGGCGCTTGCGGAAGCCCGCGCGCTGCTCGCCGGCCTCGACGCCCTCGACGGCGACGGCCGCCTGACCGCGTCGGGCCGGGCCTTGCGCGCCCTTCCGCTGCCGCCGCGCCTCGCCCGGATGGTGGTGAGCGCGGCGGAGCGCGGGCGGGACGCGGCCCGCGCCGCCGCCGACCTGGCGGCGGTGCTGGTGGAACGCGGCCTCGGCGGCGACGCGGTCGACCTCACCGACCGGGTCGAGCGCTACCGCCGCGACCGCTCGGCCCGGGCCGAGGACATGCGCCGCCTCGCCGCCGGCTGGGCCAGAATTGCCACCGGCATGGTCGCCCCGGCGGGGCCGGCCGATACTCCGGACACCGGCACGCTGCTGGCCTTGGCCTATCCGGACCGGATCGCCCGGGCTCGCGGCAAGCCGGGCGACTACGTGCTGGCCAACGGCCGCGGCGGCGCCCTCGATCCGGCCGCCGCGCTCGCCCGCGAGCCGTTCCTGGCGGTGGCCGAGATCGTCGGCAAGGCCTCGTCGGCGCGCATCCTGGCCGCCGCGCCGATCGCGCTGTCGGCCATCGAGGCGCTGTTTTCCGACCGGATCGAGGCCCGCACCCGGGTCGAGTTCGATTCCGAGGCCCGCGCCCTGCGCGCCCGCGCCCAGCGCCGCCTCGGCGCCGTCTCGCTCGCCGAGCGGATCCTGCCGGTCCCGACCGATGCCGACAGCGCCGCGATCCTCGCCCGCGGGCTTGCCGGCCTCGGGGTCGGCGCCCTGCCCTGGTCGAAGGCGGCACAGCAATGGCGCGAGCGGGTGATGTTCCTGCGCGGCGCCGAGGGGGAGCCCTGGCCCGACCTCTCGGATGCCTCCCTCGCCGAGACCCTGCCCGACTGGCTCGGGCCGCATCTGACCGGCCTCACCCGCCTCGACGAGATCGGCGCCGACCGGCTCTCGGAGGCCCTGCACGACCTCGTGCCCTGGAACCTTCGCGCCCGCCTCGACGCCGAGGCGCCGACCCATCTCGAGGTGCCGACCGGCTCGCGCATCCCGGTCGATTACGCCGCCGAGGGCGGTCCGGCGGTCGCCGTGCGGGTGCAGGAACTGTTCGGTCTCACCCGCCACCCGACCATCGGCGGCGGCCGCGTGCCGCTCGTGCTGCACCTGCTCTCCCCGGCCCAGCGCCCGATCCAGATCACCCGCGACCTGCCGGGCTTCTGGCGCGGCTCCTGGGGCGCGGTGCGCGCCGACATGCGCGGGCAGTATCCCCGCCACCCCTGGCCCGAGGATCCGACCACCGCCCCGCCGACCCGGCGGGCGAAGCCGAGGGGGACGTGA
- a CDS encoding tyrosine phosphatase family protein — MKPEPISLHTVCGLEELGHHSTRGVTHVLSILDPAWPEPEAFGAYDAHHRTTLRFHDIIEPTDGQILPERRDVEAILRFGEDLAAERAARKTHLLIHCHAGISRSTAAMTMLLGQSHPNLDAEAVVAKVHDLREKAWPNARMIAFADEALGYDGSLTEAVRRLHAEQLRVRPHLVELMRGLGRGREVDAALAA; from the coding sequence GTGAAGCCCGAACCGATCTCCCTGCACACGGTCTGCGGCCTCGAGGAACTGGGCCACCACTCGACCCGCGGCGTCACCCACGTGCTGTCGATCCTCGATCCGGCCTGGCCCGAGCCCGAGGCCTTCGGCGCCTACGACGCGCATCACCGCACCACCTTACGCTTCCACGACATCATCGAGCCGACCGACGGCCAGATCCTGCCCGAGCGCCGGGACGTCGAGGCGATCCTGCGCTTCGGCGAGGACCTGGCGGCCGAGCGGGCGGCGCGCAAGACGCATCTCCTGATCCACTGCCATGCCGGCATCTCCCGCTCCACCGCTGCGATGACGATGCTGCTCGGCCAGTCCCATCCCAACCTCGACGCGGAGGCGGTCGTCGCCAAGGTTCATGATCTGCGCGAAAAGGCCTGGCCCAATGCCCGGATGATCGCCTTCGCGGACGAGGCTTTGGGCTATGACGGCAGCCTCACGGAAGCCGTGCGGCGGCTCCACGCCGAGCAGCTGCGGGTGCGCCCGCATCTCGTCGAGCTGATGCGGGGCTTGGGGCGCGGACGGGAGGTGGATGCGGCGTTGGCAGCTTAG
- a CDS encoding TRAP transporter substrate-binding protein, with translation MKRRDILTAGIGLAGSAAIAAPAVAQGAPELRWRLQSAFPRNLDALYGAAELFSRLVAEATDNRFQIEVAAAPAGESGALLDSVGAGTLEMAYSAAYYEVGRDPTYALATAIPFGLNARQQNAWMIQGGALDLFNEIFSKNKLYALPGGNTGTQMGGWFRREVKSVADLQGLRFRIAGLGAQVMAKLGVATQTLPGADIYPALEGKTLDAAEWIGPYDDEKLGLNKVAPFYYYPGFWEGGTMLHFWFNAQKWAELPKAYRAIVQAVAATVNVDLQAKYDARNPAALRRLVGGGAQLRPFPQEVMEAALKAANEIYADLGARNPDFKRLYDALKTFRNEEYLWFQVAEYTYDNFMIRARARG, from the coding sequence ATGAAGCGTCGCGACATCCTGACGGCCGGCATCGGCCTCGCCGGAAGCGCCGCCATCGCGGCCCCGGCCGTGGCGCAGGGCGCGCCCGAGCTGCGCTGGCGGCTGCAATCGGCGTTCCCGCGCAATCTCGACGCGCTCTACGGCGCCGCCGAGCTGTTCTCCCGCCTCGTCGCCGAGGCGACGGACAACCGCTTCCAGATCGAGGTCGCCGCGGCACCGGCGGGCGAATCCGGCGCCCTGCTCGATTCGGTCGGGGCTGGAACCCTGGAGATGGCCTATTCGGCGGCCTATTACGAGGTCGGCCGCGATCCGACCTACGCGCTCGCCACCGCGATCCCCTTCGGCCTCAATGCCCGCCAGCAGAATGCCTGGATGATCCAGGGCGGGGCGCTCGACCTGTTCAACGAAATTTTTTCCAAGAACAAGCTCTACGCGCTCCCCGGCGGCAATACCGGCACCCAGATGGGCGGCTGGTTCCGGCGCGAGGTGAAGTCGGTCGCCGATCTCCAGGGCCTGCGCTTCCGCATCGCCGGCCTCGGCGCGCAGGTTATGGCCAAGCTCGGCGTCGCGACCCAGACCCTGCCGGGCGCCGACATCTACCCCGCCCTCGAAGGCAAGACCCTCGACGCCGCCGAGTGGATCGGCCCCTACGACGACGAGAAGCTCGGCCTCAACAAGGTGGCGCCGTTCTACTACTATCCGGGCTTCTGGGAGGGCGGCACGATGCTGCACTTCTGGTTCAACGCCCAGAAATGGGCCGAATTGCCCAAGGCCTACCGGGCGATCGTGCAGGCCGTGGCGGCGACCGTCAACGTCGACCTCCAGGCCAAGTACGACGCGCGCAACCCGGCGGCCCTGCGGCGCCTCGTCGGCGGCGGCGCGCAGCTGCGCCCGTTCCCCCAGGAGGTGATGGAGGCCGCCCTCAAGGCCGCGAACGAGATCTACGCCGATCTCGGCGCCAGGAACCCGGACTTCAAGCGCCTCTACGACGCACTGAAGACCTTTCGCAACGAGGAATACCTCTGGTTCCAGGTTGCCGAGTACACCTACGACAACTTCATGATCCGGGCCAGGGCCCGGGGCTGA
- a CDS encoding IS630 family transposase (programmed frameshift) produces MAGIAITRTDLTAEELRAASSKAPSIPAARRMLALALVLEGADRTRAARSCGMDRQTLRDWVHRYNAEGLAGLRDRKAPGRAAKLTPEQMQQLAALVEAGPDVDTDGVVRWRRVDLQARIRELFGVEMHERTVGKHLAKLGFVRLSVRPQHPKADEAAQKAFKKPFASRVTELLPETAHGKPLEIWFQDEARVGQQGTLTRVWARKGTRPRAPRDQRYKWTYLFGAACPARGTSAALVLPTVNTAMMSLHLAEISRQVAPGAHAILVLDGAGYHGTAKKPRPRGLVVPDNITLLHLPASSPELNPIELVWQYLRQNKLAHRVYRTYQQIVDACCDAWNFFANDPDLVTSITARDWAQVKL; encoded by the exons ATGGCCGGGATCGCTATCACCCGCACGGATTTGACCGCCGAGGAGTTGCGCGCGGCCTCCTCCAAGGCACCGAGCATTCCGGCGGCCCGTCGGATGCTGGCGCTCGCTCTGGTGCTGGAGGGCGCCGACCGCACCAGAGCGGCCCGCTCCTGTGGGATGGACCGCCAGACCCTGCGCGACTGGGTGCATCGCTACAACGCCGAGGGTCTGGCGGGTCTGCGCGACCGTAAGGCGCCGGGCCGCGCCGCCAAGCTGACGCCCGAGCAGATGCAGCAACTCGCCGCCCTGGTCGAGGCGGGGCCGGACGTGGACACGGATGGCGTGGTGCGCTGGCGCCGGGTCGACCTGCAGGCGCGCATCAGGGAGCTGTTCGGGGTCGAGATGCACGAGCGTACGGTCGGCAAGCACTTGGCCAAGCTCGGCTTCGTGCGGCTCTCGGTGCGCCCGCAGCATCCCAAGGCCGACGAGGCGGCACAGAAGGCTTTTAAAAAAC CCTTCGCCTCGCGGGTGACGGAACTCCTCCCCGAGACCGCCCACGGCAAGCCGCTCGAGATCTGGTTCCAGGACGAGGCCCGCGTCGGCCAGCAGGGCACGCTGACGCGGGTCTGGGCGCGCAAGGGGACACGCCCGCGAGCGCCGCGCGACCAGCGCTACAAGTGGACATACCTGTTCGGAGCGGCCTGCCCGGCGCGGGGCACCAGCGCGGCTCTGGTGCTGCCGACGGTCAACACCGCGATGATGTCGCTGCATCTGGCCGAGATCAGCCGGCAGGTGGCGCCTGGCGCGCACGCGATCCTGGTGCTGGACGGGGCTGGCTATCACGGCACCGCCAAGAAGCCTCGCCCGCGCGGCCTGGTGGTGCCGGACAACATCACGTTGCTACACTTGCCGGCCTCGTCTCCAGAGCTGAACCCGATCGAGTTGGTCTGGCAGTACCTGCGCCAGAACAAGCTCGCCCACCGGGTCTACCGCACCTACCAGCAGATCGTCGACGCCTGCTGCGACGCCTGGAACTTCTTCGCCAACGACCCAGACCTCGTCACCTCCATCACCGCGCGGGACTGGGCACAGGTCAAACTTTAG